From Halodesulfovibrio aestuarii DSM 17919 = ATCC 29578, the proteins below share one genomic window:
- a CDS encoding ABC transporter substrate-binding protein — MATGIMCLLLFLVAGCGPEEKQQAVQDVSWNEHVAHAKGTTVRFYMYGGMNNVNDWIDSVVAPAIKKQYDITVERVPMSAPVFMNKMLAEKSAGKNTGSIDLLWINGENFKNARKADLLEGPVTQLLPNYIAFVNPDEAATDFGYPVEGYEAPYGRAQFVFEYDSARTPNPPTSFAELKDWVKKNPGRFTYPSPPDFTGSAFIRQVFYAVTGGYAQYLGGFDQALFDANAPKLWAYLNEIAPYLWQEGRAYPKDPAFQATLFSRGEIDMMMAYHPTHAQNRILDGTYPESVRTFVMKEGSIFNTHFTAIPKNAPNKSGALVVMNYLLSPEAQLSKFSPAMWGDFPALDMNKLPSETVTEFAAVNLGEATLKPAELSAVAVPEIPSEWLEALEKGWEEHVLKK, encoded by the coding sequence ATGGCAACAGGAATCATGTGTTTGCTTCTCTTTCTGGTAGCTGGTTGTGGTCCAGAAGAAAAACAACAGGCTGTACAGGATGTCAGCTGGAATGAGCATGTTGCCCATGCAAAGGGAACAACCGTCCGTTTTTATATGTATGGTGGCATGAATAACGTTAACGACTGGATTGATAGTGTTGTCGCCCCTGCAATAAAAAAACAGTATGACATTACGGTTGAACGTGTGCCTATGAGTGCGCCGGTCTTCATGAACAAGATGCTTGCTGAGAAGAGTGCTGGGAAAAACACAGGCAGTATTGATCTACTATGGATCAATGGTGAAAATTTTAAGAATGCACGTAAAGCAGATTTGCTTGAAGGGCCGGTAACGCAGCTTTTGCCTAACTACATCGCATTCGTGAATCCAGATGAGGCTGCAACAGATTTTGGCTACCCCGTGGAAGGGTATGAGGCTCCGTACGGTCGCGCCCAGTTTGTTTTTGAATACGACAGTGCCCGTACGCCGAATCCCCCAACATCATTTGCTGAGTTAAAAGACTGGGTGAAGAAAAATCCGGGACGGTTTACTTATCCGTCTCCACCTGACTTTACCGGTTCTGCATTTATTCGTCAGGTATTCTATGCTGTAACAGGTGGTTATGCTCAGTACTTAGGCGGGTTTGATCAGGCTTTGTTTGATGCTAATGCGCCAAAGCTTTGGGCATACCTGAACGAGATTGCTCCCTATCTGTGGCAGGAAGGAAGAGCCTATCCAAAAGATCCAGCATTTCAGGCTACGCTGTTTTCACGAGGTGAAATTGACATGATGATGGCGTACCATCCTACACATGCTCAGAATCGTATTCTGGATGGAACATATCCAGAAAGTGTGCGTACTTTTGTTATGAAAGAAGGTTCCATTTTCAACACACATTTTACAGCAATTCCTAAGAACGCTCCTAATAAATCCGGTGCGTTGGTAGTCATGAACTATCTGCTTTCTCCAGAAGCACAGCTTTCAAAATTTTCACCAGCAATGTGGGGAGATTTCCCTGCGCTTGATATGAATAAATTGCCTTCAGAAACCGTCACGGAGTTTGCTGCTGTCAATCTTGGTGAAGCAACTTTGAAGCCTGCTGAACTTAGTGCCGTAGCCGTTCCTGAAATTCCTTCTGAGTGGTTGGAAGCGTTGGAAAAAGGCTGGGAAGAGCATGTGCTTAAAAAATGA
- a CDS encoding glycerophosphodiester phosphodiesterase — translation MFTEKANECITHAHRGARAYAPENTMPAFRKAHDLGAEAIELDVNLTKDGYAVIYHDYVLTRTTNIAELPHLQKHGKKTGIHHLTLDEVRVLDAGKWYAETDPHGQINNGVVPAEIAAAFAGTTIPTLDELLIFIKSSGMLLNLEIKDQTQIGDHSHTIIHTILEQIFKHDVKEQTMISSFNHDYLTKIYAEMPDMPLGVLTEKRIEKSVEYCKKLNASAFHPCRTFTTADDIKKLREAGLMVNIWTINSEHELYAFAHWGTSGLISDFPDRALAAIQAVRSR, via the coding sequence GTGTTTACTGAAAAAGCCAATGAATGCATTACACACGCGCATCGCGGAGCACGAGCCTACGCGCCGGAAAACACCATGCCTGCATTTCGTAAAGCCCACGATCTAGGCGCTGAGGCGATTGAGCTTGATGTAAACCTGACCAAGGACGGATACGCGGTTATTTACCATGACTACGTACTTACCCGCACCACCAACATTGCAGAACTCCCGCATCTGCAAAAGCATGGTAAAAAAACAGGCATCCACCATCTCACACTCGACGAAGTACGCGTGCTAGATGCGGGCAAGTGGTATGCGGAAACCGACCCCCATGGACAAATTAACAACGGTGTCGTTCCTGCTGAAATCGCAGCCGCATTTGCCGGAACCACCATTCCGACTTTGGACGAGCTTCTAATTTTTATTAAAAGTTCAGGAATGCTGCTCAACCTTGAAATCAAAGATCAAACCCAAATAGGTGACCACAGTCACACCATCATACATACAATCCTTGAACAGATTTTCAAACATGATGTAAAAGAACAGACAATGATCTCTTCCTTCAATCATGACTATCTAACAAAAATCTACGCAGAAATGCCTGATATGCCGTTAGGAGTTCTGACTGAAAAGCGCATTGAAAAGTCTGTTGAATACTGCAAAAAACTTAACGCATCCGCGTTCCACCCATGTCGCACATTTACGACGGCAGATGATATTAAAAAACTGCGCGAGGCCGGACTGATGGTTAACATCTGGACAATCAACAGTGAACATGAGTTGTACGCCTTTGCACACTGGGGAACGAGCGGCCTGATCTCCGACTTTCCTGACCGTGCTCTTGCCGCCATACAGGCAGTGCGCTCACGTTAA
- a CDS encoding D-serine ammonia-lyase — protein sequence MPTPSEKTLQEWKTDPIIRDATALTETIWFNPNTRPLADAMKHITLTEADVKDAAARLERFRPYIAKVFPETKKLQGLIESPLRRIPHMQEALENLFNLQLSGELLLKCDSHLPISGSIKARGGIYEVLSYAENLALDAGLLSFSDDYSKLDTPAFRKFFSSYTIAVGSTGNLGLSIGIMGAQLGFSVSVHMSADAREWKKEMLRSKGVNVIEYDSDYSLAVAEGRKQAEGDQRCHFIDDENSVTLFMGYAVAGERLKKQLAEANITVDAEHPLFVYLPCGVGGGPGGVAFGLKLAFGDNVHCFFAEPTHSPAMLIGLYTGLHDAISVQDFGIDNRTAADGLAVGRPSGFVGSTLQHLIDGALTVSDDTMFELLALLADTEDIWMEPSALAGMPGITRIQRSKDYIKQHALQDHMKNATHIAWGTGGSMVPRKEMQKYYDYGSKLCNKA from the coding sequence ATGCCGACACCTTCAGAAAAGACTCTTCAAGAATGGAAAACAGATCCCATCATCCGTGATGCAACAGCACTGACTGAAACCATATGGTTCAACCCAAATACCCGTCCGCTTGCTGACGCAATGAAGCACATTACTCTCACAGAAGCAGACGTTAAAGATGCAGCAGCACGGCTGGAACGATTCCGTCCGTACATCGCGAAAGTCTTTCCTGAAACAAAGAAATTGCAAGGTCTTATAGAGTCTCCACTTCGTCGAATCCCCCATATGCAAGAGGCACTTGAAAACCTTTTCAACCTGCAGCTCTCTGGAGAACTCCTGCTAAAATGCGACAGCCATCTCCCCATATCCGGTTCGATAAAAGCCCGCGGAGGCATCTACGAAGTTCTCAGCTATGCGGAAAACCTTGCTCTTGATGCAGGTCTCCTTTCTTTTTCAGACGATTATTCCAAACTAGACACCCCAGCCTTCCGTAAATTCTTCAGCAGCTACACCATAGCAGTCGGTTCCACGGGTAACCTTGGTCTATCAATCGGCATCATGGGTGCCCAGCTTGGATTCTCAGTCAGCGTACATATGTCAGCAGATGCGAGAGAGTGGAAAAAAGAAATGCTGCGCTCAAAAGGCGTTAACGTCATCGAATATGATTCTGACTATTCTCTGGCCGTTGCCGAGGGACGAAAACAGGCTGAAGGCGATCAGCGTTGCCACTTTATTGACGACGAAAACTCTGTCACGCTTTTCATGGGATACGCCGTTGCTGGAGAACGACTAAAGAAACAATTAGCGGAGGCAAACATCACGGTAGATGCAGAACATCCGCTTTTTGTTTACCTCCCATGCGGTGTCGGTGGTGGCCCCGGCGGCGTTGCTTTCGGTCTTAAGCTTGCTTTCGGGGACAATGTACATTGCTTTTTTGCAGAGCCGACCCATTCTCCTGCCATGCTTATCGGTCTGTACACGGGATTGCATGATGCCATTTCTGTTCAGGATTTTGGAATAGACAACCGCACGGCAGCAGATGGTCTTGCTGTCGGACGCCCTTCAGGCTTTGTCGGCAGCACATTGCAACATCTAATAGATGGTGCTCTTACCGTCAGTGATGATACAATGTTTGAGCTTCTGGCCTTGCTTGCAGATACAGAGGATATATGGATGGAACCATCCGCGCTTGCTGGCATGCCCGGTATTACACGCATTCAGCGCAGTAAAGACTATATCAAGCAGCATGCTCTGCAAGATCACATGAAAAACGCAACGCACATCGCATGGGGTACAGGCGGAAGCATGGTTCCGCGCAAAGAGATGCAGAAATATTACGATTACGGTAGCAAATTATGTAACAAAGCCTAA
- a CDS encoding TusE/DsrC/DsvC family sulfur relay protein: protein MAEITYEGKTFEVDEDGFLLKFEEWCPEWVDYVKESEGISEISEDHQKILDFLQDYYRKNGIAPMVRILSKNTGFKLKQVYELFPSGPGKGACKMAGLPKPTGCV from the coding sequence ATGGCTGAAATTACTTATGAAGGTAAAACTTTCGAAGTTGATGAAGACGGCTTCCTGCTTAAGTTCGAAGAATGGTGCCCTGAGTGGGTAGATTACGTTAAAGAATCTGAAGGCATCTCTGAGATCTCTGAAGATCACCAGAAAATCCTCGACTTCCTTCAGGATTACTACAGAAAGAACGGTATCGCTCCTATGGTGCGTATCCTTTCTAAAAACACCGGCTTCAAATTGAAGCAGGTATACGAACTTTTCCCTTCCGGCCCAGGTAAGGGAGCATGTAAGATGGCTGGTCTTCCTAAGCCTACCGGCTGCGTATAG
- a CDS encoding ArsR/SmtB family transcription factor: MAEITPVCQITCVHDEAVAKVQKAMLPNEHISSLSELFKILGDGTRVRILNALSHHELCVCDLVTIIGMSQPAVSHQLRLLRTAKLVRYRKSGKNVYYSLADDHVTTLLSTALEHVLEG; this comes from the coding sequence GTGGCAGAAATTACACCTGTTTGTCAAATAACATGTGTTCATGATGAAGCTGTGGCAAAAGTACAAAAAGCTATGCTTCCAAATGAGCATATAAGTAGTCTTTCGGAATTATTTAAAATTTTAGGTGACGGGACACGTGTACGTATCCTGAACGCTTTGTCGCATCATGAACTATGTGTATGTGACCTTGTTACTATTATCGGGATGAGTCAGCCTGCTGTTTCGCATCAGTTACGGTTGTTACGAACTGCAAAGCTGGTGCGGTATCGGAAATCTGGGAAAAATGTATATTATTCCCTTGCTGATGACCATGTTACAACACTGCTTTCTACGGCGCTTGAGCATGTTCTGGAAGGGTAG
- the larC gene encoding nickel pincer cofactor biosynthesis protein LarC, whose product MKALYLDCRFGLGGDMFLAAMHELGVDLSRLQRIFIEAGIYVSIEPLSTMRQSIIGTSLSVKWPEGQPLRHLPEIVAIIKKLAISNEVQARSIDAFQRLAETEAAVHGKAVQDIHFHEVGAIDTLVDVVGAFWAVEQLDVTNIVASKLPWFSGTVECEHGILPLPAPAVLELLKGKPVFATECEQELVTPTGALLIDQLVTDFSSGAEGTLLQTGLGYGQRESRGGLRISLLESDMPKQTMPTESEAIIDEIYVLESHIDHLTGEELGRCFDIFIDAGALDVFFTAGVMKKNRPAGSLKVLCKPTDLAQIEQLFFTHTHTLGLRRQKTERVLLPRKEERTETPFGEMAGKSYSIDGVKISKPEYEELLKFSKKTGRSLPELRYMLFGNTK is encoded by the coding sequence ATGAAAGCGCTGTATCTTGATTGTCGATTCGGGCTTGGCGGTGATATGTTTTTGGCTGCTATGCATGAACTGGGTGTTGATTTGTCGCGGTTGCAGCGTATTTTTATTGAAGCAGGCATTTATGTATCAATAGAACCGTTAAGTACAATGAGACAGTCCATTATTGGGACGTCTTTATCTGTAAAATGGCCTGAAGGGCAACCGCTTCGGCATCTGCCGGAAATTGTCGCTATCATCAAAAAACTAGCCATTTCCAATGAGGTGCAAGCCCGTTCAATTGACGCTTTTCAGCGTCTTGCGGAAACTGAAGCAGCAGTTCACGGTAAGGCTGTGCAGGATATACATTTTCACGAAGTGGGTGCAATAGACACACTCGTCGATGTTGTCGGTGCCTTCTGGGCTGTTGAGCAGCTTGATGTCACCAACATTGTTGCATCAAAACTACCGTGGTTTTCCGGAACAGTTGAGTGTGAGCACGGAATATTGCCGCTTCCTGCGCCAGCTGTTCTTGAACTGCTCAAAGGAAAGCCCGTATTTGCTACAGAGTGTGAACAGGAGCTCGTAACTCCGACCGGTGCATTGCTCATAGATCAGCTTGTAACTGATTTTTCGTCCGGCGCTGAAGGAACTCTTTTGCAAACAGGCCTCGGTTATGGCCAAAGAGAATCTCGCGGCGGGCTGCGCATCAGCCTGCTTGAATCAGATATGCCAAAGCAAACCATGCCTACCGAATCAGAAGCAATAATTGATGAAATCTACGTGTTAGAAAGTCATATCGATCATTTGACCGGTGAAGAACTAGGGCGCTGTTTTGATATTTTTATTGATGCTGGAGCGCTTGATGTTTTCTTCACCGCCGGGGTCATGAAAAAGAATCGTCCAGCAGGCAGTTTGAAAGTTCTTTGCAAGCCAACCGACTTGGCACAAATCGAACAGCTTTTCTTTACTCACACGCATACGTTAGGTCTCCGTAGACAGAAGACTGAACGTGTTCTTCTGCCGCGCAAAGAAGAACGTACAGAAACTCCCTTCGGCGAGATGGCCGGGAAAAGCTATAGTATCGACGGAGTGAAAATTTCTAAGCCTGAGTACGAAGAACTCCTGAAGTTTTCTAAAAAAACAGGGCGTAGTTTGCCAGAGCTCCGCTATATGCTGTTTGGCAACACTAAATAG
- a CDS encoding FadR/GntR family transcriptional regulator, whose amino-acid sequence MSSSKKETGNRRTKQRRVHEHIADQLRDLITSGEFPSGKRLPSERKLSEIFSVSRHGVREALRKLEEQGLVFSRQGDGTYVRKIEEAQGRKPVSAALDRNKCRYVEVLELRKVIEPQIAAIAARYITEEELVELRRVLDEQIDDISQGRNGSEADCEFHKLIAAGTRNSVMLEMVTRIHDIVSQSLEFTLENSHRRHWAIETHERILRALETRDPETARKEMYEHIAYVESLALSELEGEE is encoded by the coding sequence ATGTCGTCATCAAAAAAGGAAACGGGCAACCGGAGAACAAAGCAACGTCGGGTGCATGAACATATAGCCGACCAGTTGCGTGACCTGATAACCAGTGGTGAATTCCCTTCGGGGAAAAGACTCCCTTCTGAACGCAAGCTTTCAGAAATTTTCTCAGTATCTCGCCATGGCGTTCGTGAAGCCTTACGTAAATTGGAAGAGCAAGGACTTGTTTTTTCAAGACAGGGGGATGGCACGTACGTACGCAAAATAGAAGAAGCACAGGGCAGAAAACCTGTTTCCGCTGCGCTTGATAGAAATAAATGCCGCTATGTTGAAGTTCTTGAATTGCGGAAGGTTATAGAACCGCAAATAGCTGCCATTGCGGCACGGTATATTACAGAAGAAGAGCTTGTTGAGCTGCGGCGGGTTTTGGATGAACAGATAGATGATATCAGTCAGGGGCGTAATGGCTCCGAAGCAGACTGTGAATTTCATAAGTTGATTGCGGCTGGTACCAGAAACAGTGTTATGTTGGAGATGGTGACGCGCATTCATGACATTGTTTCACAGAGTTTAGAATTTACTTTGGAGAACAGTCATCGCAGGCATTGGGCAATTGAGACGCACGAACGAATTTTACGGGCGCTTGAAACCAGAGACCCTGAGACGGCACGAAAAGAAATGTATGAGCACATAGCGTATGTTGAATCGCTGGCGCTTTCCGAATTGGAAGGGGAAGAATAA
- a CDS encoding nucleoside hydrolase, with amino-acid sequence MCLKNDNAISLVIDTDNSFGMPVRELDDGIALIISLVSKQIDVKAIVASACNCRAYEAAQNTLYLLDQFGISDIPVGLGAETPLSGDREAHHQYLDAKSVSRERTYWRNAPDIPARDVSLLPSGADVLIDAVRANPHEIIVVVLGSFTNLALALRKAPDIGALIKEVVHMGGSFAPLDGELAFEWDTADIPPEIWATTLRFNTWYDKQATVEVLQAGVPVCFITANVTSHFYLRNNHVRKVRSAAKGALGQSLIRSIEPWLEWSIAERKLVGAHMHDPLTILSLLEKSVCTYRYMSADIPSFLAGYELFPQDEGSLCKTAGNAALPKVKVAVNADTARAEELLCDLLSRAVSLESNV; translated from the coding sequence ATGTGCTTAAAAAATGATAATGCTATTTCACTTGTGATTGATACAGACAATTCCTTTGGAATGCCTGTACGCGAGCTGGATGACGGCATTGCGCTAATCATAAGCCTTGTTTCCAAGCAGATAGATGTGAAGGCGATTGTTGCCTCGGCTTGTAATTGTAGAGCCTATGAGGCCGCACAAAACACGTTGTATCTTCTTGATCAATTCGGAATTTCAGATATTCCAGTGGGATTAGGGGCGGAAACGCCCCTTTCTGGTGACAGAGAGGCACATCACCAGTATTTGGATGCAAAATCAGTAAGCCGGGAGAGAACGTATTGGAGAAATGCTCCCGATATCCCCGCTCGTGATGTTTCTTTGCTTCCATCCGGTGCTGATGTGTTGATTGATGCAGTGCGGGCAAACCCTCATGAAATAATAGTCGTTGTGCTGGGAAGTTTTACCAATCTTGCACTGGCGTTACGAAAAGCACCGGATATTGGGGCACTTATAAAAGAGGTTGTACATATGGGGGGCTCGTTTGCCCCACTAGACGGGGAGCTTGCTTTTGAATGGGACACTGCGGATATTCCGCCGGAAATATGGGCAACAACGCTTAGATTTAATACATGGTATGATAAGCAGGCCACTGTTGAAGTGTTGCAGGCTGGTGTACCTGTCTGCTTTATTACTGCTAATGTAACCAGCCATTTTTACTTACGAAATAATCATGTGCGAAAAGTTCGCTCTGCTGCGAAAGGGGCTTTGGGGCAGAGTCTCATTCGCAGTATTGAGCCGTGGCTTGAATGGAGTATTGCTGAGCGCAAACTTGTTGGTGCGCATATGCATGATCCGTTGACGATACTCTCCCTGCTAGAGAAGTCAGTATGTACATACCGATATATGAGTGCAGACATTCCAAGTTTTTTAGCAGGATATGAACTTTTTCCACAAGATGAAGGCTCTCTGTGTAAAACTGCTGGTAACGCGGCTTTGCCGAAGGTCAAAGTTGCTGTTAATGCAGACACTGCAAGGGCTGAAGAATTGCTGTGCGATTTATTGAGTCGGGCTGTTTCATTAGAATCTAACGTTTGA
- a CDS encoding CBS and ACT domain-containing protein, which produces MLVRDWMAKDVITVSPDTSMMKASKALKAHDISRVPVVDHKGRVVGIVSDRDIKEASPSKATTLDVHELYYLLSEIKVKDIMTVDPLVTSPTNTVENAALMMIEKDFGGLPVVDDEGKLVGIITVSDIFNVLITITGARQGGVQFGIRLPNEAGTLRPILKIMREHKARIVSILSSMEEEEGKGTREVNIRIMPMERTKENQIIEELKKQFDVTFWARDNVHPQ; this is translated from the coding sequence ATGCTGGTTCGCGACTGGATGGCAAAAGATGTAATTACTGTCTCGCCCGATACATCAATGATGAAGGCCTCCAAGGCTTTAAAAGCACACGACATTAGCCGTGTTCCCGTGGTGGATCACAAAGGTCGTGTAGTTGGGATAGTCTCAGATAGAGATATAAAAGAAGCCTCCCCTTCCAAAGCTACGACGCTTGATGTTCACGAACTGTACTACCTGCTCTCCGAAATCAAAGTAAAAGACATCATGACGGTCGACCCGCTTGTCACAAGCCCAACCAATACCGTTGAAAATGCTGCCTTAATGATGATTGAAAAAGACTTTGGCGGCCTTCCTGTTGTTGATGACGAGGGAAAGCTGGTGGGCATAATTACTGTTAGTGACATATTTAATGTTCTCATCACCATCACCGGTGCTCGGCAGGGTGGTGTTCAATTCGGTATCCGCTTGCCAAACGAAGCAGGCACACTTCGCCCGATCCTGAAGATAATGCGCGAACATAAAGCTCGTATTGTCTCAATCCTTTCCTCTATGGAAGAAGAAGAAGGGAAAGGCACACGCGAAGTTAATATCCGTATCATGCCAATGGAGCGTACCAAGGAAAATCAGATCATTGAGGAGCTTAAAAAGCAATTTGATGTTACATTCTGGGCACGTGACAACGTTCACCCTCAATAG
- the ade gene encoding adenine deaminase, with amino-acid sequence MTERETLARRVDMAAGRTPVDTLITNCKVVDVFSQTIFESSVAIGDGKIVGFGEYEAAKTIDAAGGYVMPGLIDGHVHIESSVVSPAQFAKCVLPYGTTTIVADPHEIANVCGLEGIRYMLDASKDLPLNVRIMLPSCVPATPFEHSGAILEAKELSELIDHEGVHGLAEVMNFPAVINSDPAMLDKIYMASSRNRISDGHTPGLSGRDLIAYAAAGIKTDHECSTVEEMHERIRLGMYVLIREGSATKDLRALAKGLTDANYRRCVFCTDDREPADILANGHLNKNLKIAVEEGVDALQAITIGTLNAAECYGLKGKGAIAPGYDADIMVVRDLSDFEVSHVFTNGEHIAKNGALLVEPQELVRESVRDTVNLSDISLEDLKLKLSSNKVRTMRVIPDTVLTESVIKDIVLDEEGYFNAKQNEGLTKIAVVERHNATGNIGLGIFENYHIKNGAIATTIAHDSHNIVVAGDNDADMLVAINDLKKIGGGITLVRDGKVLDHLSLPIAGLMSDQPAQEVATQMEKLLNLAKEFNINPKLQPFMTLSFMSLPVIPALKLTDGGLFDVTTFSFVPIEAD; translated from the coding sequence ATGACTGAACGTGAAACTCTTGCCCGCCGCGTTGATATGGCGGCTGGACGAACTCCAGTAGATACTCTCATTACCAACTGCAAAGTTGTCGATGTTTTCTCTCAGACCATTTTCGAAAGTTCTGTTGCCATCGGCGACGGTAAAATCGTCGGTTTCGGCGAATACGAAGCTGCAAAGACTATTGATGCTGCAGGTGGGTATGTTATGCCGGGGCTCATCGACGGTCACGTTCACATTGAATCCTCCGTTGTTTCCCCTGCCCAATTTGCAAAGTGTGTTCTTCCATACGGAACAACCACTATCGTTGCCGACCCGCATGAAATTGCCAACGTCTGCGGTCTGGAAGGCATTCGCTACATGTTGGATGCTTCAAAAGACTTGCCGCTCAACGTACGTATAATGCTTCCATCCTGCGTGCCGGCAACCCCGTTTGAACACTCTGGTGCTATTCTTGAAGCTAAAGAATTGTCAGAACTTATCGACCACGAAGGCGTGCATGGTCTTGCAGAGGTTATGAATTTCCCAGCCGTTATCAACAGTGACCCGGCAATGCTGGATAAGATATACATGGCTTCTTCCCGCAACCGCATCTCCGACGGGCACACTCCGGGCTTATCCGGTCGCGATCTCATCGCATACGCCGCAGCCGGAATCAAAACAGACCACGAGTGTTCAACCGTAGAAGAAATGCACGAACGCATACGCCTAGGCATGTACGTGCTCATCCGTGAAGGTTCTGCAACAAAAGACCTCCGTGCGCTTGCAAAAGGTCTTACCGATGCCAACTATCGCCGCTGCGTATTTTGTACTGATGATCGTGAACCGGCAGATATTCTTGCAAACGGTCATCTGAATAAGAACCTCAAAATTGCTGTTGAAGAAGGCGTTGATGCTCTCCAAGCTATTACCATCGGTACCCTTAACGCGGCAGAATGCTACGGTCTCAAAGGTAAAGGCGCAATCGCGCCGGGATACGATGCTGATATCATGGTCGTTCGAGATCTCAGCGATTTTGAAGTAAGCCACGTGTTCACAAATGGCGAACATATTGCCAAAAACGGAGCCTTGCTTGTTGAACCACAGGAACTTGTTCGCGAATCCGTTCGCGATACAGTGAACCTCTCTGACATCTCTCTTGAAGATCTCAAACTCAAGCTTTCCAGCAATAAAGTTCGTACTATGCGCGTTATTCCAGACACAGTACTCACAGAATCCGTAATCAAAGATATTGTTCTGGATGAAGAAGGCTATTTTAACGCAAAACAAAACGAAGGACTCACTAAAATTGCTGTTGTAGAACGACACAATGCCACCGGAAACATCGGCCTTGGCATTTTCGAAAACTACCACATCAAAAATGGCGCAATAGCCACAACCATCGCACATGATTCTCACAACATCGTTGTTGCAGGTGATAACGACGCAGATATGCTCGTAGCCATTAACGACCTCAAAAAAATTGGCGGCGGCATTACACTTGTTCGCGACGGAAAAGTGCTCGACCATCTCTCACTGCCAATCGCAGGACTAATGTCTGATCAACCAGCACAGGAAGTTGCGACCCAAATGGAAAAGCTGCTTAACCTCGCTAAAGAATTTAACATCAACCCGAAGTTACAGCCGTTCATGACTCTCAGCTTCATGAGCCTCCCAGTAATCCCAGCGCTCAAGCTCACAGATGGTGGCCTCTTCGATGTGACTACCTTCTCTTTTGTGCCTATTGAAGCTGACTAA
- a CDS encoding sulfite exporter TauE/SafE family protein — MISVVLLYLAVGAFAGVLAGLLGIGGGLVIVPLLVFSFTLQGIPQEVLMHLALGTSLASIIFTSVASYRAHDKRGAVRWDVFRLVTPGIIVGGLVGAGVASYMSSGLLKGIFVCFLYYVGSQMLLGIKPKASRELPGTAGLAGAGGVIGMVSSIVGIGGGTMSVPFLSFCNVPMHAAIGTASAIGLPIALAGTLGYVVSGFSDPVTPAYSLGYVYIPALLGIICASWFTAPLGAKLAHALPVAKLSKIFAVLLFVVATKMLLSLF; from the coding sequence ATGATTTCAGTAGTGCTTTTGTATCTTGCCGTTGGTGCATTTGCTGGTGTGCTGGCAGGGTTGCTTGGTATTGGTGGCGGATTGGTTATTGTTCCGCTTTTAGTGTTTAGTTTTACCTTGCAGGGAATTCCTCAGGAAGTGCTGATGCATCTTGCCTTGGGTACGTCTCTTGCTTCCATTATCTTTACTTCTGTCGCAAGTTATAGAGCACATGATAAACGTGGTGCAGTGCGTTGGGATGTCTTTCGTTTGGTAACGCCGGGTATTATCGTCGGCGGATTGGTGGGGGCAGGGGTTGCTTCCTATATGTCTTCTGGCCTGCTGAAAGGGATTTTTGTTTGCTTCTTGTACTACGTCGGTTCGCAGATGCTACTTGGAATTAAGCCTAAAGCCAGCCGGGAGCTTCCGGGAACCGCAGGCCTTGCCGGTGCTGGTGGTGTTATCGGCATGGTATCCAGTATCGTTGGTATCGGTGGTGGTACCATGTCTGTGCCGTTTCTCTCATTTTGTAATGTACCGATGCATGCTGCAATCGGGACTGCATCAGCCATTGGACTTCCAATCGCGCTTGCTGGGACTTTAGGGTATGTGGTGTCTGGATTTTCTGATCCTGTAACGCCTGCATATTCTTTGGGATATGTATATATTCCGGCTCTTTTAGGTATAATTTGTGCCAGTTGGTTTACTGCTCCACTGGGAGCAAAACTCGCACATGCTCTTCCTGTAGCAAAACTATCAAAAATTTTCGCTGTGTTGTTGTTTGTTGTGGCAACGAAGATGCTTTTGAGTTTGTTTTAA